A single region of the Nocardioides aurantiacus genome encodes:
- a CDS encoding Ppx/GppA phosphatase family protein, with protein MRLGVLDIGSNTGHLLVVDAYRGAAPLPASSAKEPLRLAEHLADDGTITTAGVDALTAFVGRALELAEDKGCQQVFSFATSAIREAGNGEEVLAHVQERTGLEVVVLPGEDEARLTFLAVRRWFGWSSGRLAVFDIGGGSLEVAGGDSEVPDVAWSLPLGAGRLARRHFASGRPDEAALRQLRRRIRAQVAEDAGSLLRGGAPDHAVATSKTFRSLARICGAAPSSEGLFVRRVLPADELRDWVPKLIAMDVQETAELPGVSASRAHQVVAGALVAEAVMDVFDLRELEICPWALREGVILDRLDTLGSAG; from the coding sequence ATGCGCCTCGGTGTGCTCGACATCGGCTCCAACACGGGGCACCTCCTCGTGGTCGACGCCTACCGCGGGGCGGCGCCGCTCCCGGCCTCCTCGGCCAAGGAGCCGCTGCGCCTGGCCGAGCACCTCGCCGACGACGGCACCATCACCACCGCCGGCGTCGACGCGCTGACCGCGTTCGTGGGTCGCGCGCTCGAGCTGGCCGAGGACAAGGGCTGCCAGCAGGTCTTCTCCTTCGCCACCTCCGCCATCCGCGAGGCCGGCAACGGCGAGGAGGTGCTCGCCCACGTGCAGGAGCGCACCGGCCTCGAGGTCGTGGTGCTGCCCGGCGAGGACGAGGCCCGGCTGACGTTCCTCGCCGTGCGCCGGTGGTTCGGCTGGTCCTCGGGCCGGCTCGCCGTCTTCGACATCGGCGGCGGCTCGCTCGAGGTCGCCGGCGGCGACAGCGAGGTGCCCGACGTCGCCTGGAGCCTGCCGCTCGGAGCCGGGCGGCTCGCCCGGCGGCACTTCGCGTCGGGCCGGCCCGACGAGGCCGCGCTGCGACAGCTGCGCCGCCGGATCCGGGCCCAGGTCGCCGAGGACGCCGGCTCGCTGCTGCGCGGCGGCGCGCCCGACCACGCGGTCGCGACGTCGAAGACCTTCCGCTCGCTGGCCCGCATCTGCGGCGCGGCGCCGTCCAGCGAGGGCCTGTTCGTACGCCGGGTCCTGCCGGCCGACGAGCTGCGCGACTGGGTCCCGAAGCTGATCGCGATGGACGTCCAGGAGACCGCCGAGCTGCCGGGCGTCTCGGCGAGCCGGGCCCACCAGGTGGTGGCGGGGGCGCTGGTCGCCGAGGCCGTGATGGACGTCTTCGACCTGCGCGAGCTGGAGATCTGCCCCTGGGCGCTGCGCGAGGGCGTCATCCTC